One region of Culex pipiens pallens isolate TS chromosome 2, TS_CPP_V2, whole genome shotgun sequence genomic DNA includes:
- the LOC120416209 gene encoding nucleolar complex protein 2 homolog codes for MKPKVAKKAKSKSGGGTAALEDMSLDNFLDHMDDDLGEDSDADAPPVKKKKKSKPTAEEPVKVTKKKKAKVEEAPAANGKDGKVKKKKKVEPEQTSDVEMEEGGGQKDLEREHKKALDKLEVTDPELFAFLKKNDRKLLRFGGMNVEDDGEGESDDDDVSEVDEADLDSDSDGEGKVHELPDKLEVASDESDLEDDDKEDGEWEDEEEEVVEPGKQVKITLRLVKKWTESLTATPLKNPEIIRTVCRAFNSVLVTVTGETNVIPAFKAEGSAIFNAVVQLCVLHLGNAIKSYLGIANSKGFKNLKKNKKFLKIRSCLRIYFTDLTNLLENVSSVHIMNVMLKHLHQFSSILVCYPTITKPILKRLIVFWSTAEEQSVRVLAFLCILKITHGQMRQFLSDVLKNMYLAYVKNSKFVSPNTLAAINFMRRSLTEMFTLDLKVSYQHVFLYVRQLAIHLRNAIILQKKESFQYIYNWQFVNSLKLWGDVLAATYDNKTLEPLVFPLVSIIHGTIKLNPSAQYFPLRFHCCRMLIDLTARTRVFIPVLPFILEVLTMNSFNEEHKKLSMKPVNLTCLLRFAPANIQENAYKDAVLDQIYELTLEYLAHESYSLCFPDLAVFPLMNLRAFCKATKVYKYSRKLKTLADKIVESSAHIEKLRKVLPFRLNNIPAIQAWEAQRKAEGTPLLKFYQQFARENEKVKRREASQSEDVADYELPTIKKITKKQQVRQDGPVELFPSDDDDDSDSGNGPEVDSDDADEVLVPKKKKKTAEKVGKDKKKVKKSKKGAVVEGDVETEFPTERVNEAEAVDILKDLKLDDWDD; via the coding sequence ATGAAGCCAAAGGTCGCCAAGAAGGCAAAGTCAAAATCCGGCGGCGGCACCGCCGCCCTCGAGGACATGTCACTGGACAACTTCCTGGACCACATGGATGACGACCTGGGTGAGGACAGTGATGCGGACGCACCGCCggtgaagaaaaagaagaaatcgAAACCGACGGCGGAGGAGCCGGTTAAAGTTACGAAGAAGAAAAAGGCGAAGGTTGAGGAGGCGCCGGCTGCAAATGGCAAGGACGGGAaggtgaagaagaagaagaaggttgAGCCGGAGCAAACGTCGGACGTCGAGATGGAGGAGGGTGGCGGTCAGAAGGACTTGGAGCGGGAGCACAAGAAGGCGCTCGATAAACTGGAGGTGACCGATCCGGAGTTGTTTGCGTTTTTGAAGAAGAACGACCGGAAGCTGCTGCGGTTCGGCGGGATGAACGTGGAGGATGATGGTGAGGGGGAGAGTGACGATGATGATGTTAGTGAGGTGGACGAGGCTGATTTGGACTCGGATTCGGATGGGGAGGGGAAGGTGCACGAGCTGCCGGACAAGCTGGAAGTGGCCAGTGATGAGAGTGACTTGGAGGATGACGATAAGGAGGATGGGGAGTGggaggatgaggaggaggaggttgTTGAGCCTGGGAAGCAGGTCAAGATTACGCTGCGGTTGGTGAAGAAGTGGACGGAGTCGTTGACGGCGACGCCGTTGAAGAATCCGGAGATTATCCGGACGGTGTGCCGGGCGTTTAACTCGGTGCTGGTGACGGTGACGGGGGAGACGAACGTGATTCCGGCGTTCAAAGCAGAGGGTTCGGCGATTTTCAACGCGGTCGTGCAGCTTTGCGTGCTGCATTTGGGAAATGCGATCAAGAGTTACCTTGGAATTGCGAATTCCAAGGGCTTTAAGAACCTGAAGAAGAACaaaaagttcttgaagattcgcTCGTGTCTGCGAATCTACTTCACCGATTTGACCAACCTGCTGGAGAACGTGTCCTCTGTGCACATCATGAACGTGATGTTGAAGCATTTGCACCAGTTTTCGTCGATTCTGGTGTGCTATCCGACGATTACGAAGCCGATCCTGAAGCGGTTGATCGTGTTCTGGAGTACGGCGGAGGAGCAATCCGTTCGCGTGCTGGCCTTCCTCTGCATCCTGAAAATCACCCACGGCCAAATGCGCCAGTTCCTGAGCGATGTCCTGAAGAACATGTACCTCGCGTACGTGAAGAACAGCAAGTTCGTCAGCCCAAACACGCTCGCCGCGATCAACTTCATGCGACGCTCCCTGACGGAAATGTTCACGCTGGACCTGAAAGTCTCTTACCAGCACGTCTTTCTCTACGTCCGACAGCTCGCGATTCACCTGCGAAACGCCATCATCCTGCAGAAGAAGGAAAGCTTCCAGTACATCTACAACTGGCAGTTCGTCAACTCGCTCAAACTCTGGGGCGACGTCCTGGCCGCGACCTACGACAACAAAACCCTGGAACCGCTCGTGTTCCCCCTGGTCAGCATCATCCACGGCACCATCAAGCTCAACCCCTCCGCCCAGTACTTCCCCCTCCGCTTCCACTGCTGCCGCATGCTGATCGACCTGACCGCCCGCACCCGCGTCTTCATCCCCGTCCTGCCCTTCATCCTCGAAGTCCTCACCATGAACTCCTTCAACGAAGAGCACAAAAAGCTCTCCATGAAGCCCGTCAACCTGACCTGCCTGCTCCGCTTCGCCCCCGCCAACATCCAGGAAAACGCCTACAAAGACGCCGTCCTCGACCAAATCTACGAACTCACCCTCGAGTACCTCGCCCACGAGTCCTACTCCCTCTGCTTCCCCGACCTCGCCGTCTTCCCCCTCATGAACCTGCGCGCCTTCTGCAAAGCCACCAAAGTCTACAAATACTCGCGCAAGCTCAAGACCCTCGCCGACAAGATCGTCGAAAGCTCCGCCCACATCGAAAAGCTCCGCAAAGTCCTCCCGTTCCGCCTCAACAACATCCCCGCCATCCAGGCCTGGGAGGCGCAACGCAAAGCCGAAGGAACGCCCCTCCTCAAATTCTACCAGCAATTCGCGCGCGAAAACGAAAAGGTCAAACGGCGCGAAGCCAGCCAGAGCGAGGACGTCGCCGATTACGAGCTGCCCACGATCAAGAAGATCACCAAGAAGCAGCAGGTGCGACAGGACGGGCCGGTTGAGCTGTTCCCCtcggatgacgacgacgactcggATTCCGGAAATGGTCCCGAAGTGGACTCGGACGACGCGGATGAGGTGCTGGTgccgaagaagaagaagaagacggcAGAGAAGGTTGGAAAGGATAAGAAGAAGGTGAAGAAGAGCAAGAAGGGAGCGGTGGTGGAGGGGGATGTGGAGACGGAGTTTCCTACCGAGAGGGTTAACGAAGCGGAAGCGGTGGATATTCTGAAGGATTTGAAGCTGGATGATTGGGATGATTaa